GTCATTTCAGCTCAACAGGTAACTGctaactaactaaactaaactaaagtgacatattttgtcattggagggaactcactccaacgaaatttgttctctgcatttaacccacccaagtgacgtgcacacacacacagcaactgcTGATAGGTAGAGGTGGAAATCAAGCCATCCGTACACAatttaagaataaaaacaatgacacatGAAATTGTTTGTCCCTCCAATTTATTATGAAAATGTACAGGGGAATTAACGGTAGGACTTCTGGTAGCGGGCACGAGCTCCAGGTCCACCGAACTTCTTGGACTCGCAGCGACGTGGATCGGCAACCAACAGGGTCCTGTCGTACTGGATCAGGATGTCCTTGATCTCCTTCTTGGAAGCCTCATCCACAtctgcaaaggaaacaaaaaaacatgcttaAGGTTATTCCGACTGTTCATTATACGAACTCTCCACTGCACCGTGTGCATTCAGATTTTCACATCCAAGCTGAAGCAgcttttttgtgacatttaaagaACTTTGATCGTTCTCATTTAGCTTTCTGTTCAAACAAAGTCACGACATGTTGAAGTTACATATAAAGAACtgggaaaaaattaaattgaatagAAAGCATCCTCTGACCAGGCAGTTTCTCTGAGAACAAGACGCTCATGTCCCATCCCATACTCCACATTTACACCATGGCAGACAGTCATGAACAATCACATAGCAAAATTTTGTTGAACTGCTGACATATCATTCAACAGCCTTCATCAGTAAAACGGCACACAGCTGAAATCCATAATACAGCACATACAACTTAAACCATCAAATAAGTCCTTGCAGGTTAAAGTATTTCAGTACTTCAACATTTGATCCTTTTGCGTCAGAATAACTTCTGTGCATTTCTGATGCGCTACATCTTTTAAGATAAATTGGTCTCATTTGACATGTCAGCTATCTTGGATCCTCACAGCTTTGTGTAAAGTTCATGTATTGATGATACCATCAGTAAGCAGGTCATTAACTTTAAATCAAAAAtcttcttttcttaaaaaaataaaaatcattttttcaaaacaaacattgacCTCTAATGTCCTTAAATGTGACACATTCTAGTGAAATACACCTCCCATATAACTGACATTTGGCGTATTTAGTTGAAGTATTTACAACAATTGTTTTCACAAAAGCATGCCTGATTTTGCACTGAACAAAACTTCAGACTCACATTTCTGGTAGTAGGCAACCAGGGCTTTGGAGATGGCCTGACGGATAGCTggaagacaacaacaacatcaaaagaTCAATAACAGTGTCGTGAAAAAAATCCTTAGACTAACTGAATGCCAATAGGCAACTGTGGTGCAACAAATCCATCATTtagaaaaatgtattctgtttaCCGTAGATCTGTGCGACATGTCCACCACCCTTCACTCTGACTCTGATGTCAACTCCAGCAAAACGCTCCTTGCCCAGCAACAGCACTGGCTCCAGAAGCTAACAAGAGGGGATACACTGACgtcagtcaaacattttcagtcGTAGCAGTCAGGATACTGGTGGTTTACAGGTGTTTTACACAACACAGCTGTGCTCCAAAGTAAGCTATTAGATCTCTACTCCCTTCAGGGGCAGGACTTATGTCATCATCTGCAATTAAATTCCACTCAAATAATCAATTTAAGCGCTGTCAGCTACTAGGCCAGAAAGGACAGCAAGTCTACACTTCGCATTGTCTTGAAGAGCATTATGTTAAGAAAACAGGTTACAACCAACACCCCTCATGCTGCACTGCTCATCCCCCATCACTACACATGTTTCAGGCTGACGTCTATCAGACATGTGTAACCACCTCTCATACAGGGACTCACCTTGTACTGGAGAGTGGCCGGCTCCACCATCTCCAGGGGTCTGCCGTTCACCTTGATCAGGCCATTCCCCCTTTTGCAGTGGGCAACTGCTGTGGCGGTTTTCTGTGACAGAAATCGAAGTCATCGTCAGATACCATCAGACAAAACTGTAAGATGACCTATTAAACTGTATGATTCAATCAACCCACATATACAAAGTTAAATGAATGAAGTACTTGTCATAATTTGAACAGTTGATGAAAACTCGCCATTTCTCGGGCCATGCGATAGATTAACGTGGTATTCCTTTTCCTAAGTAAGAAATTAATATTGCTAAACTTTTACAAGGAAGTAACGAATTTGTATTCACGGAGACTAAAAGCAAAACTAATGTTGTCATCCCATGTAAAGCATCAGAATCACAACTACTGCTAGCAACCAGGCTCGCTCGTTAGGCTAGCGCTGATCCAATACATAGCAGGTCCAACCGGTGGCTAACCCAGTTACAATCTGGTGTGTTTTACAGTCATGTACGGTGACACTTGAGCGCTTCAAGCAAAGTTACTTGGAGATTTAACAGTTTAATTCCTGGGGTAGATTCGTGTAAAAATACGACAAACCACCGCATTACATGAGCTACTTTAGCTAGCGTGCGCTAGCAAGTCTGAGTAGCCACAACACCGCACGtggaatattttttatattttacttactttacgTCCAAAAACCTGGACAGATTGCAAAGGACCTTTAGCTGGCATGTttctgaaacacacatgaaacaacaGTTACATTACAGACCAGTGAATGAGTATAATTTTTACTATTTTAGCGGATCCGGCTGAAGAACATACCGTCTTCAGCTAGGGGTGCCGTACAGAGAGACCGACAGGGTTTCACATGCCGAACATCAGGGGCTAATGCACGACACTTCAGTTATGCTTTGTGGCAGGGTTTGCGACAGTTGCTTTCGCTCTACctccattttacattttgtcgTCCTTCGGTGTCATGGATGTGTACATTTAGTTTGCGGACTGCTTTTGGGTGCATCTTGAGTTCCTGATAGTGCTATAGAAGGCGactttactgtgtgttttttcaaagAAGTTACACATTGTGTTTAAAGCTTAGTGATTTTAAAATTCAGAAACGACTCCTTTTGTCACCTTAAAACGTTTTAATCAAATACAACTGTATAAGTAAATCAGTATTTTGTACGTCTCAGTTGTTTTGGTCATTCAGTTGTGAATTTGCATGGGAGCGTGTTTAATTATGACATCAATAAACTAAACTCTAAATATAAATAAGCTTAATTACTGACGTAACTTAGGctcacaaaagaagaaagaagataTCTAAAAATGGTTACTAAAATCTGGAAATATTTGGAAATAGTGAATGGATTTTCTGAAGGCCAACATACTACCTGGTCAGATAGCTCAGATAACTAAGTAGATGTCTTAACAACGTAAaccagaggaagcagcagcactgtTGCCAACTGAAGAGTAAAGGTTAGCATACCATAGCAATTCAACATAGGTATCTTAGTTTCTTTGCATGGATGTTTTTAGAAAACGTAATAAGATACACCCAGTTTATAAACCATGTCAGTTAGGATTATACTGTAATTTCAACAGGATCTGGTGAAGCTTTATCACAACTATGAATCACCAGCAATTCAGAAATAATATCATATTAAATCCCCCCATGAAATGCAATTTGTCAGTAGAAGTGGCCTGGTTAATGTTAAGACTACTCATATTTGGTGTTTAAGCAAGTCTCctcatccattttttaaatCCCTACACAACAGCACCCTCTAGTGTTTGACGAATTTAATAACATAATGTTAAGTGTGACATCATTGCCATCTCAGCTGGGGGCTGGGGGTTTATCATCAACCAGATGCTGTCTGGCGGAGGTCATTGCAAAGCATTAATTTCCCCTACTCTTCAGGCTGACAGTTTacatcaaattaaacaaattcacGGCACCTTGGTTTCATCAAACCTTATTTTTAAGCTTGTGGCAACCCAAAGCACAGAGATCATGTGGTTCAGCGCTGCTTGGGGCTGACTAGCATGGGGTCAGAGTGTGGGAATTGGATATGACATGGGAAAAAGGAAGTGGGGAGCTTTTGGGATGTCAAATGTCCAACTGTAGTCCTACACAAGAGACTGCCTTTGATCTAACCACAGTGTTGGACAATGTTGATGTGACCAAACTAGACCCTGCAgtttgtgggaggaaactggcGTCGAACGGTCCCTTCTCTGCTTTCTCAAGATTCAGCATGGATGTGCAGCTGACCAAAACAAATGGAGGCTTTGTGGAGACTGACTCAATCAGATTGATGTGGGGGAGAAAAATCTTACTAGCTACCTTCTCCAGAGCCTTGAGAGGGGCACTTCTCAAGCCACACATCCTGCAGTGCTGGAAGAaaagtgtttgctgtgtgtgtgcttcaagGCACAGTCTTACCCATAAAGGAGGGAGGCAGCAATGCCATTCCCGGGTCAGAGAAGGACTGAAGATAGATGGCATCCTGGGAATCTGTATACAGTAGCGTGAGCCATGTGCGCAGTACCTGCCTATGCCTGACATTTACTACAGCAAGACTGGTGTTTATAGTGTCAGCCGTGGGTGAACAGGCACCTGGCTTCTTTTATTGTCAGAGGGAAGGCGTACTTTCCTCAGGGCTGCTTGCTGAGCTGCTCTAGATTGCTAATGATTTTTGCTTCTGTCAGTCTCAGCTACCACACTGCCTGGACTCCCAGACTCAAGGTGCAGTGCGGTGCATGGAGcctcagcttgtttgtttggttgttgtttttgttttaaactacataggcctacaggaaggaaaTCAAGCCATCACCTTCTactttttaattcagtttttggccacttgggggcagtggaGCAAGCTGTATTAGATACAACACTGAGATATCATCGCCTTGTGAAGTTTTTAACTGTCAatatgttagcaaacagctaaCTAATTAAGTAACATTTGCATGAATTTAGTGTTGTGTTTCCGGCCACCTGATGAAAAGGAGTCcaacagtatttttttgttgctctgtttcagtctccaccaactcctgagggaaatagTCGGAAATAGTCCCTTTAGCTGCTTAAGGTTTGGTTCTTTTGACCTGCCAGCAATCAACTTTGTCTGGAAGCTGTTGGTGCTGGGAAGGTTGTGAGgatttttttatatctttttttttctctgaaaagaTAAGTTGCCAGGTGtaaaacaataagctgaaatATGTTAATAATGTCGTTAAAGCTAAGGGAAGCTGCAGAGTTTGGTGATAATGCTCTGCTGGTTCATCACTGCAAGCTACCCCTTCCATAATATGCATGGTCATTTTATCGCTTTTTGGTATAAAAATGTTGTATTGTGTGACTTTAATGTAGCCTCCATGCTCTTGAAGTGAACAATAGAGTCTCCTCCATTGTAGCTACATGAAGGGCTGAGTCCAGAGTCCGGTCTCCTGTTTTCTATACAGTACCATCCCTTTATGTTGCTCTTCCGTTTTCAGTTTATGTGTGACAAGTCTGAGGAGCATATTAGCCAACAGATAAATGCGAGGGAAGTAGATATAGACTGAGAGAGCCAATATCTACAACAGAGTCAGCCAGACAGAGGAAGCCCTGTGTGGGGACCCCGGGCTGGATGATAAGCTTTCAGATAAACCCCGGTTTGTGTTACGGGTCACTAGGGGCACTCCGTCACCGTCTGCATAGGAAACATGTTAGGCCGCTGAATCGTCCTCGATTTCCTGCTCTGTTCGGCAGCCCGCTAAAACATACAATCCCTCTGTGTTGCTAACTGTCGAGTTCATCTGACATTGTCCAGACCTCTCAACCATTTAAAGTTAAACGCTCTCACATTACTGCTTTGGGCTGTGGTGTTTTCAGCGCAAATTATGTAGGGAACC
This Scatophagus argus isolate fScaArg1 chromosome 22, fScaArg1.pri, whole genome shotgun sequence DNA region includes the following protein-coding sequences:
- the rps16 gene encoding 40S ribosomal protein S16 isoform X2; the encoded protein is MVEPATLQYKLLEPVLLLGKERFAGVDIRVRVKGGGHVAQIYAIRQAISKALVAYYQKYVDEASKKEIKDILIQYDRTLLVADPRRCESKKFGGPGARARYQKSYR
- the rps16 gene encoding 40S ribosomal protein S16 isoform X1, whose amino-acid sequence is MPAKGPLQSVQVFGRKKTATAVAHCKRGNGLIKVNGRPLEMVEPATLQYKLLEPVLLLGKERFAGVDIRVRVKGGGHVAQIYAIRQAISKALVAYYQKYVDEASKKEIKDILIQYDRTLLVADPRRCESKKFGGPGARARYQKSYR